In the genome of Neofelis nebulosa isolate mNeoNeb1 chromosome 6, mNeoNeb1.pri, whole genome shotgun sequence, one region contains:
- the LOC131515492 gene encoding uncharacterized protein LOC131515492: MSDPPVPERSGPGARLGRRAQVLPQVLPESRPGAPRGRGPTGDSRLPELVASAGNPAKCPVCPPSQANREGQTNCKVLCQLPRCQWALLWPRAPPPAGRCPESGSPGRPRGARPGGLAGADVAVASPGVAGDTPSPASEGLLLSFGGHFQGHLGHPSIIFWAVSSRPHGPGGTLSLRNVPVLETADSHTVPGFHLQVLATPLQRMHVTYKSSLPRQPLNDVRSRSVFVERHPANKHRHRSTPQTGVEKRPGKQRPLLGHTIVFSVEKKEVGHLRLALGTGSRRGTGVGRGGTAGGGSAGGDRVTPVPLRVTE, translated from the exons ATGTCGGATCCTCCCGTTCCGGAAAGGTCAGGCCCGGGTgcgaggctggggaggagggcacaggTGCTGCCCCAAGTGCTGCCGGAGAGCCGTCCGGGGGCCCCCCGAGGCCGGGGCCCCACCGGCGACTCACGCCTTCCTGAGCTTGTTGCCTCAGCGGGAAATCCAGCCAAGTGTCCCGTGTGCCCTCCCTCACAGGCCAACAGAGAGGGCCAGACAAACTGTAAAGTGCTGTGTCAGCTACCGCGGTGTCAGTGGGCGCTCCTCTGGCCCCGCGCTCCGCCCCCGGCAGGGCGGTGTCCTGAGAGCGGCTCCCCCGGCAGGCCTAGGGGTGCGAGGCCAGGAGGACTGGCAGGAGCGGACGTGGCCGTGGCCAGCCCCGGCGTGGCAGGAGACACCCCTTCTCCCGCCAGCGAGGGGCTCCTCCTCAGTTTTGGAGGACATTTTCAAGGTCACCTGGGTCATCCTTCCATCATATTCTGGGCTGTTTCCAGCAGGCCCCATGGTCCTGGTGGGACGCTCTCCCTGAGGAACGTTCCGGTTCTGGAGACCGCTGACAGCCACACAGTTCCTGGATTTCACCTGCAGGTCTTGGCCACACCCCTTCAGAGGATGCACGTCACATACAAGTCCTCTCTGCCACGGCAGCCCCTAAACGATGTGAGGAGCAGGAGTGTGTTTGTCGAGCGGCACCCGGCGAACAAACA CCGGCACAGGAGCACACCGCAGACTGGCGTGGAGAAGAGGCCCGGGAAGCAGAGGCCGCTGCTCGGACATACTATTGTGTTTTCTGTGGAGAAGAAAGAGGTGGGACACCTCCGTCTGGCCCTGGGCACAGGTAGCAGGCGGGGcacaggggtgggcagaggtgggaCCGCTGGGGGAGGGtccgctgggg GTGACCGAGTGACCCCGGTGCCCCTGCGGGTGACAGAGTGA